The genomic DNA CGCCGGAGAAACTATTTTACGACGCCGAAATGCCCCACCAAAAGGATAAATATCTCGCCTCCATGGGAATCTACATTTTTAACCCGGACATTTTGATCGAGCTTATTGAAAAAACCAATTACGAAGATTTTGGCAAAGAAGTCATCCCGGCCGCCATCAAGAAATTTCGCGTGGCGACCTTTCCCTTTGTCGATTACTGGCGAGACATCGGCACCATCAAATCCTATTTTGAAGCAAATCTGTCGCTGGCAAAACCCAACCCACCCTTTTCTTTGTACAAAGCAAGCTGGCCTTTTTACACCAGGACCAGATCTTTGCCGCCCAGCCAAATTACGCGCTCTGAAATTCGCGACTGCATTATCGGAGAAGGCTCGCAAATTCACGGCGCGCGAATCGCTAACTCAATTATCGGCACCAGGAGTATTATTGACGAAGGCTCAATCATAGAAGATGTTGTGATGTCCGGGGCAGATTTTTACCAAGAAGAACCAACGCTAAAAACGAGGGAGATGATCCAGAAAAACGCACCGCCGTTGGGAATCGGAAAAAATTGCACCGTACAAAAGGCGATCATCGACAAGAATGTGCGCGTCGGCGACGGCGTGCGAATTATCACCACGGACAAAGCTGCGGACAAAGACGATCCGCTTTACTACATCCGCGATGGGATTACTATTATTCCCAGAGGAACAATTATCCCGCCTTGCACGGATATCATTAATTAATCTCTTGAGTCGGGAACAAAAAAAAGCCTTCCCTTGGGTAAAGCGGAAGGCTTTTTTCGTAATAACAAAGAAAGTTAAAATTCGACGATTTCGAAATCAGCGTCTTTTTTCAGTTTCTCGATCAACTTCGGGATCAGCCGTTGTTGTCGATCAGTTTTGATTTTCTGCGCGATTTGATCGTGGACTTCAGCGAGCGACTTTGTCTCTTTTTTGCGATCCAAAACTTTCAAAATATGATAGCCGTAATTTGTCTCGACAATACCGCTGATGTCCCCGACGGGCACGGAAAAAGCCGCAGAGTCAAACGGGGCGACCATTTGTCCGCGCGCGAAGTCTTTGTACAAACCACCGCGATCTTTTGAACCCGGGTCTTCGCTGTATTTTTTCGCCAATTCACCGAAATCTTTGCCGGCTTTTGCTTCTGCTAATATGCCTTCCATCTTTTTGTGAATTTCCTGCTTCGCTGAATCGCTTTTGCCTTGCGTGCGCAGCAAAATGTGCTGCACCGTCGCCGTCTTGTCCTGTGAGTATTCGTTCTCAATGTCCTGCTCGGTGACCTGCATCTCTTTTTCTAACATTTTGTCCAAATAAGCGTTGATTTTCAAATTTTTGGCAATGTCATTGCGGACAAAGTCCATTGAAAGGCCTCGCCTTTCAAGCATGCTGTTAAATTTTTCTTCGCCGCCGGCACGGGCATATTGCGCTTGCAGAATACTGTCAATCTGAGCATCCGTCACCTGAACGCCGGCTTTGTCGGCCAAGCTTAACAGCAGTTTCTGCTCGCCAAATCTTTTCGCCATACTCTTCAGATAGTCTTTCATTTTCTCG from Calditrichota bacterium includes the following:
- a CDS encoding glucose-1-phosphate adenylyltransferase, translated to MKNVTAVILGGGQGKRLFPLTRERAKPAVSFAGKYRLIDIPISNCINSGINRIYVLTQFLSASLHRHIMQTYQFDTFTDGFIDILAAEQTPRGERWFQGTADAVRATLRHTTYYKFDYMIILSGDHLYRMDYQKALRFHRKKTADITVCVTPVTAEQAPEFGLLKVDDDGIIKKFIEKPEDPQLISQFSAPEKLFYDAEMPHQKDKYLASMGIYIFNPDILIELIEKTNYEDFGKEVIPAAIKKFRVATFPFVDYWRDIGTIKSYFEANLSLAKPNPPFSLYKASWPFYTRTRSLPPSQITRSEIRDCIIGEGSQIHGARIANSIIGTRSIIDEGSIIEDVVMSGADFYQEEPTLKTREMIQKNAPPLGIGKNCTVQKAIIDKNVRVGDGVRIITTDKAADKDDPLYYIRDGITIIPRGTIIPPCTDIIN